One window of Esox lucius isolate fEsoLuc1 chromosome 25, fEsoLuc1.pri, whole genome shotgun sequence genomic DNA carries:
- the LOC109615165 gene encoding fibronectin-like — protein MFICSLCSATKHGGHDTYHDQMKKSEIQSFERNKNQILTSDYEVGPPENIQAQLLTSDSVSLSWSSPQRAEGPQKFRVTWECGREKISSRVKGGHLEITSLKPGEKYLFTVATEGDDGQLSRCISTSLTTVVPPRDLKVDNVESTSFSLHWTKGKGMETVPQRFLISYSSPGTDPHAVNTEGCYWTFSNLQPGTQYTVDVVTVLTNGEESEPVSITICTVDIL, from the exons ATGTTTATCTGTAGTCTCTGTTCAGCCACAAAGCACGGAGGACATGATACATACCATGATCAGATGAAGAAATCAGAAATACAG AGttttgaaagaaacaaaaaccaaaTTCTGACCTCAGACTATG AGGTCGGTCCTCCTGAGAACATCCAGGCCCAGTTGCTGACATCTGACTCTGTGTCTCTGAGCTGGAGTTCTCCTCAGCGGGCCGAAGGACCACAGAAGTTCAGAGTGACCTGGGAATGTGGTAGGGAGAAAATCTCCTCAAGAGTGAAAGGAGGTCATCTTGAAATCACCAGCCTGAAACCTGGTGAGAAGTACCTGTTCACCGTGGCCACAGAGGGAGATGATGGTCAACTAAGCAGATGTATTTCTACATCTTTAACCACAG TGGTCCCACCCAGAGACTTAAAGGTTGATAATGTGGAATCCACCTCCTTCAGTCTCCACTGGACCAAGGGTAAAGGAATGGAGACAGTCCCACAGCGTTTCCTCATATCCTACAGCAGCCCAGGAACCGACCCCCATGCAGTGAATACAGAGGGGTGTTACTGGACCTTCTCAAACCTGCAACCTGGCACACAGTacactgttgatgttgtaaCTGTCCTGACCAATGGGGAAGAGAGTGAACCTGTTTCTATTACCATCTGCACAG tAGACATCCTGTGA